A stretch of Tripterygium wilfordii isolate XIE 37 chromosome 11, ASM1340144v1, whole genome shotgun sequence DNA encodes these proteins:
- the LOC120008562 gene encoding homeobox protein knotted-1-like 1, giving the protein MEDLYNNGFDPTASCSSDIVRLDNFPASANFSSDNLVQFGAHESDISDLIKTQIANHPRYPNLISAYIECRKVGAPPEAASLLEEIGKENYHINNCSEIGVDPELDEFMESYCEVLHRHKEELSKPFDEATTFLNDIESQLSSLCNGTLTKALDYLSDGTSDVEQSCGEIEPPESQASSAQNQNIKGMLMRKYSDALGNLRKEFLRKRKNGKLSKDAKMVLLDWWNDHYRWPYPTEEDKMKLSEATGLDQQQINNWFINQRKRHWKPSEDMRFALMEDLSSSLTNTAVAGDDI; this is encoded by the exons ATGGAGGATTTGTATAATAATGGTTTTGATCCTACTGCGTCTTGTTCAAGTGATATTGTTAGACTTGACAACTTCCCTGCATCAGCAAACTTCAGTTCTGACAATTTAGTCCAATTTGGAGCTCATGAATCAGACATTTCTGATCTGATCAAGACCCAGATAGCCAATCACCCTCGTTATCCTAATCTGATTTCTGCGTACATAGAGTGCCGAAAG GTTGGTGCACCACCAGAAGCGGCATCTCTACTTGAAGAAATTGGCAAAGAAAACTACCACATCAACAATTGCTCCGAGATAGGAGTAGATCCAGAACTTGATGAGTTCATG GAATCATACTGTGAGGTTCTTCATAGACACAAGGAGGAGCTGTCCAAGCCTTTTGATGAAGCAACGACCTTCTTGAACGACATTGAATCACAACTAAGTAGCCTTTGCAACGGAACATTGACAAAAGCTTTGGATTATCTATCAG ATGGAACTTCGGACGTGGAACAAAGTTGTGGAGAGATTGAACCACCAGAAAGCCAAGCTTCCTCTGCGCAGAATCAGAATATCAAGGGCATGTTAATGAGAAAGTACAGTGATGCCCTTGGCAATCTGAGAAAGGAATTcttaaggaaaagaaagaatggTAAACTATCCAAAGATGCAAAGATGGTGCTCCTTGACTGGTGGAATGATCATTATAGATGGCCTTATCCGACG GAGGAGGATAAAATGAAGCTCTCAGAAGCAACTGGACTAGACCAACAGCAGATCAATAATTGGTTCATAAACCAGCGGAAGCGGCATTGGAAACCATCTGAAGACATGAGGTTTGCTTTAATGGAGGATCTTAGCAGCAGCTTAACTAACACAGCTGTAGCTGGTGATGATATTTGA
- the LOC120008560 gene encoding nicotianamine synthase-like — protein sequence MVCQQEELVTKVWDLYSQISSLESLKPSKDVNMLFTNLVLTCMPPNPIDVTKLSNKVQEMRSNLITLCGEAEGLLESHFSSILASYQNPVDHLNLFPYYSNYLKLSHLEFTILTQHSTQVPNQVAFVGSGPLPLTSIVLALFHLPNTCFHNFDIDPSANSKAQALIASNPDLSKRMFFHTSDVLNITNALKQFDVVFLAALVGMSKEEKVRVIEHLGKYMTPGAILMVRSAHGARAFLYPVVDPGDDLRGFEVLSVYHPSDEVINSVVIARKQDQIMAMNQYPIENNKGQGKNNNVILPFKCCDQDFQLQAFSPMVEELAIEEQL from the coding sequence ATGGTTTGCCAACAAGAAGAGCTTGTAACAAAAGTCTGGGATTTGTATTCACAAATCTCAAGCCTTGAGAGTCTCAAACCCTCCAAAGATGTCAACATGCTCTTCACAAACCTTGTTCTCACATGCATGCCACCAAACCCAATTGATGTTACAAAGCTCTCAAACAAAGTCCAAGAAATGAGGTCCAACCTCATTACACTCTGTGGAGAAGCTGAGGGTCTATTGGAGTCTCATTTCTCATCAATCTTGGCTTCCTATCAAAACCCAGTTGACCATCTCAATCTCTTCCCTTACTACTCCAACTACCTCAAACTTAGCCATCTTGAGTTCACAATCCTAACCCAACACTCCACCCAAGTCCCTAACCAAGTTGCCTTTGTGGGTTCTGGTCCTTTGCCTCTAACTTCAATTGTGTTGGCCTTATTTCACCTCCCCAACACTTGTTTCCACAACTTTGACATAGACCCTTCAGCCAATTCAAAGGCTCAAGCCCTCATAGCATCCAATCCTGACTTGTCCAAACGCATGTTCTTTCACACTTCTGATGTACTAAACATCACTAATGCTTTGAAACAATTCGATGTGGTATTCTTGGCAGCTCTTGTTGGGATGAGTAAAGAAGAGAAAGTGAGGGTTATTGAACATTTGGGCAAGTACATGACTCCAGGGGCTATTTTGATGGTGAGGAGTGCTCATGGTGCTAGGGCTTTTCTTTATCCTGTGGTTGATCCTGGTGATGATCTAAGAGGATTCGAGGTTTTATCGGTGTATCATCCGTCTGATGAAGTGATTAATTCGGTTGTTATCGCTCGAAAGCAAGATCAAATTATGGCTATGAATCAGTACCCAATTGAGAATAATAAGGGGCAAGGAAAGAACAACAATGTGATACTACCTTTTAAGTGTTGTGATCAAGACTTCCAACTCCAAGCCTTCAGTCCCATGGTTGAGGAATTGGCCATTGAAGAGCAACTCTAG
- the LOC120008561 gene encoding uncharacterized protein LOC120008561 isoform X1, whose amino-acid sequence MDFQKKRVQFILFIAGIIALSFTAEKCRELVGEEASSQSGKFTIFNCFDMGSGTLACAVKEGVKLYVYNIRAAHVEKARLVAIEASLVDGLSQGMTAKDAAKQAQIEGKKAAKLATRKAKRIIGPIISSGWDFFEAMYYGGTVTEGFLRGTGTLFGAYSGGFLGEQRLGRFGYLVGSELGSWVGGRIGLMVYDVVNGVHYLLQFVQAIDGEVHETPVYEKSEASEDSYTYESPSYESSESYETSEFRARLLALMLLNYYSVRSSVRRPGDEINRNQEPPACICTVQYSNIDNYHVLFTSRMTK is encoded by the exons ATGGATTTCCAAAAGAAGAGGGTTCAATTTATTCTCTTCATTGCTGGCATCATCGCTCTAAGTTTTACAG CCGAAAAATGTAGAGAACTGGTTGGGGAAGAGGCTTCTTCTCAAAGTGGTAAATTTACGATCTTCAACTGTTTCGACATGGGTTCTGGCACACTCGCATGTGCTGTGAAGGAGGGAGTGAAGCTGTATGTCTACAACATTAGAGCTGCTCACGTCGAGAAAGCAAGGCTTGTTGCAATTGAGGCTTCATTGGTTGATGGATTGTCACAGGGAATGACTGCTAAAGATGCAGCCAAACAGGCACAAATTGAAGGGAAAAAGGCCGCGAAATTGGCTACTCGGAAAGCTAAACGGATTATTGGTCCCATAATATCTTCTGGATGGGACTTCTTTGAAGCTATGTACTATGGTGGGACAGTGACTGAGGGGTTCCTCAGAGGCACTGGAACCTTGTTTGGTGCCTATTCTGGTGGGTTCCTTGGAGAGCAAAGGCTTGGGAGGTTTGGTTATCTTGTTGGAAGTGAGCTTGGCAGTTGGGTTGGAGGTCGAATAGGGCTAATGGTGTATGACGTAGTCAATGGAGTTCATTATTTGCTTCAGTTTGTTCAAGCAATCGATGGAGAAGTGCATGAAACTCCGGTTTATGAAAAATCTGAAGCTTCTGAGGACTCCTACACTTATGAATCTCCCTCCTATGAGAGCTCTGAATCCTATGAGACTTCGGAGTTCAG GGCCAGGCTGCTAGCTCTCATGTTATTGAACTACTACAGTGTAAGATCAAGTGTGAGGAGGCCTGGTGATGAAATTAATAGAAACCAAGAACCCCCTGCGTGTATATGTACAGTGCAGTATTCAAACATTGATAACTATCATGTGCTTTTCACTTCTAGAATGACTAAATAA
- the LOC120008561 gene encoding uncharacterized protein LOC120008561 isoform X2, whose protein sequence is MDFQKKRVQFILFIAGIIALSFTAEKCRELVGEEASSQSGKFTIFNCFDMGSGTLACAVKEGVKLYVYNIRAAHVEKARLVAIEASLVDGLSQGMTAKDAAKQAQIEGKKAAKLATRKAKRIIGPIISSGWDFFEAMYYGGTVTEGFLRGTGTLFGAYSGGFLGEQRLGRFGYLVGSELGSWVGGRIGLMVYDVVNGVHYLLQFVQAIDGEVHETPVYEKSEASEDSYTYESPSYESSESYETSEFRKLLLGGRPEFN, encoded by the exons ATGGATTTCCAAAAGAAGAGGGTTCAATTTATTCTCTTCATTGCTGGCATCATCGCTCTAAGTTTTACAG CCGAAAAATGTAGAGAACTGGTTGGGGAAGAGGCTTCTTCTCAAAGTGGTAAATTTACGATCTTCAACTGTTTCGACATGGGTTCTGGCACACTCGCATGTGCTGTGAAGGAGGGAGTGAAGCTGTATGTCTACAACATTAGAGCTGCTCACGTCGAGAAAGCAAGGCTTGTTGCAATTGAGGCTTCATTGGTTGATGGATTGTCACAGGGAATGACTGCTAAAGATGCAGCCAAACAGGCACAAATTGAAGGGAAAAAGGCCGCGAAATTGGCTACTCGGAAAGCTAAACGGATTATTGGTCCCATAATATCTTCTGGATGGGACTTCTTTGAAGCTATGTACTATGGTGGGACAGTGACTGAGGGGTTCCTCAGAGGCACTGGAACCTTGTTTGGTGCCTATTCTGGTGGGTTCCTTGGAGAGCAAAGGCTTGGGAGGTTTGGTTATCTTGTTGGAAGTGAGCTTGGCAGTTGGGTTGGAGGTCGAATAGGGCTAATGGTGTATGACGTAGTCAATGGAGTTCATTATTTGCTTCAGTTTGTTCAAGCAATCGATGGAGAAGTGCATGAAACTCCGGTTTATGAAAAATCTGAAGCTTCTGAGGACTCCTACACTTATGAATCTCCCTCCTATGAGAGCTCTGAATCCTATGAGACTTCGGAGTTCAG AAAGCTGCTACTCGGGGGAAGACCTGAATTCAACTGA